GATGATAAATGATTAGGTCAAACTAATGGCAAAGATGACAGCATACATAGGGGGTTTCCAACTTGATTCGTGATCAAACTAATGATCAGGGAAGCATATAGTTTACTGAGTGCGATCGGAAAATGATCCATGTATATCATCAAATTCGTGATTAAACGCAGCACGTGATGCATTCAAATCATCTAGATTTTTCTGCGGCGATATAATCATCCATCTGACACCTCATCGTAAAAAAAGTCATCActtttttttttataaaactataTTCTTGGAAGATTGCCAGAAAGCACCTTGACAGTGATACAACAATGGAGTAATCTCAATTGAACTAGTAATGCTGATCACAGTAACATGACATCATGCTAGCTGGCACATACATGTAAAAATGATATATATACCTGCACTGTAATTTCACTCGATGGAAACTTACTGATTAATTAGTCACGACCAAGCACTGTATATATACATGTTGTCAACGAAGGTCACAGTAAAATTCAGTGTCCAATTAGTTCTACTTGCTCGTTTGAACTGGAGCAGTGAGAGCGTCGCTATTCGCAATCTATCACGGGTGTGTGATGAGGAAGCCATTTAGCCAGAGACTGACACTCGAATTCCTTACATGGCAAGTAATAACTCATCAGTTAGTGCTGAGTATTCCTTGTAGATGATGTAAGCGCCAAGAGTTCATTCAATCCAGACACCGTCACATCAAGAGAAAACAAAATTCCCCAAACATCCCACGCATGCACATCAAGAATCAGTCCTAAACTAGACCAAAACACACGTATTTCTCCAAAGATCAAATTAAGATTGTCAACCCTTCTCGATTTCTTCCAGTGGCAAAATCTTGTGTATCACACCTCGAGCGCCTGTCAAATTAACTTCTCAGTACATGATCCTTGTGTGCAAGGCACCTCTTGCATATATATAGCCCATCCATTTCTGCACCACATATACTGATATACCACGGGGCGGCTAATTAGCTCGAGCAAAAAAAAGATGGCCCGGCGGTCGTCGTGCatggcgctgctcgtcctcatccTCGCCCTCTCCGCGCAGCTCGGCGCGTCCGACCTGTCGCCGGGCTACTACGGCAGCAGCTGCCCCAACCTGGAGAGCATCGTGCGCGGCGTGGTGACGCAGAAGATGGACGACACCATCCGCACCATCGGCTCCACCATCCGCCTcttcttccacgactgcttcgtcgAGGTACGTTCGCCGCATGCAGCAACATCGCCTGCGCTGATGCTTATGAGTTATGATCATGGAGTGATTGATCGATGTGTGTGCATGCGTGCAGGGCTGCGACGCGTCGGTGCTGATCCGGTCGACGCCGGGGAACCCGACGGAGATGGACGCCGACGACAACAAGTCGCTGGCGTTCGAGGGCCACGAGACGGTGAGGGTCGCCAAGGAGGCCGTGGAGGCCGCGTGCCCCGACCTGGTCTCCTGCGCCGACATACTCACCATCGCCACACGGGACGCCATCGCCCTGGTGCACACACAGCACACCTCTATCTGTACATTTTGCACCGGACATGCCCGGAGCCTGAATTTTCATGTTTGATTTGCATGCAGAGCGGCGGGCCCTTCTACCCGGTGGAGCTGGGCAGGCTGGACGGCCTGAGCTCCACCGCCAGCAGCGTGGCCGGCAAGCTGCCGCAGCCCACCAGCACCCTCAACCAGATGGTCGCCATGTTCAGGGCGCACGGGCTCAACATGTCCGACATCGTCGCCCTCTCAGGTGAACCCCATACGCCTCCCAACCGTACCCACCCGCGCCGCATGGACGTACTCCTGCTAACATAA
This window of the Triticum aestivum cultivar Chinese Spring chromosome 5D, IWGSC CS RefSeq v2.1, whole genome shotgun sequence genome carries:
- the LOC123125588 gene encoding peroxidase 50, which translates into the protein MARRSSCMALLVLILALSAQLGASDLSPGYYGSSCPNLESIVRGVVTQKMDDTIRTIGSTIRLFFHDCFVEGCDASVLIRSTPGNPTEMDADDNKSLAFEGHETVRVAKEAVEAACPDLVSCADILTIATRDAIALSGGPFYPVELGRLDGLSSTASSVAGKLPQPTSTLNQMVAMFRAHGLNMSDIVALSAAHTVGLAHCGKFRDRVYGSPADATLNPKYAAFLRTKCPADGSSDPMVLMDQATPALFDNQYYRNLQDGGGLLASDQLLYNDNRTRPLVNSWANSTAAFSRGFVAAIVKLGRVGVKSGSDGNIRKQCDVFN